The following proteins are encoded in a genomic region of Arachis stenosperma cultivar V10309 chromosome 4, arast.V10309.gnm1.PFL2, whole genome shotgun sequence:
- the LOC130973766 gene encoding chloride channel protein CLC-d-like has translation MINGVISLCFRLSRYQNYRPSSSLKIKIFGSIGSVGGGLALGKEGPLVHTGACIASLLGQVLRSDRDRRDLVTCGCAAGVAAAFRAPVGGVLFALEEVTSWWRNQLMWRVFFTSAIVAVVVRTAMGWCKNGNCGYFGSGRFIIWDIYQSKDLCFHLCHCQLSIKVLFLSSSLDWFYF, from the exons ATGATTAATGGTGTTATTTCCTTGTGTTTCAGACTCTCTAGATATCAAAATTACAGACCATCCAGCAGTTTGAAGATTAAG ATATTTGGCAGCATTGGATCAGTGGGAGGAGGCCTTGCTTTAGGTAAAGAGGGTCCTCTTGTCCACACTGGTGCTTGTATTGCTTCTTTGCTTGGACAA GTATTGAGAAGTGATCGAGATCGTCGAGATTTGGTAACCTGTGGGTGTGCAGCAGGAGTTGCTGCTGCATTTAGAGCTCCTGTTGGTGGTGTATTGTTTGCATTGGAAGAGGTAACATCTTG GTGGAGGAATCAACTTATGTGGCGTGTCTTCTTTACTTCTGCTATTGTTGCTGTTGTAGTGCGAACTGCAATGGGATGGTGTAAGAATGGAAATTGCGGATATTTTGGGTCTGGCAGATTCATAATATGGGATATATATCAGAGTAAAGATCTGTGCTTTCACCTTTGTCACTGCCAGTTGAGCATTAAGGTTTTATTTTTGTCCTCTTCCCTTGACTGGTTTTATTTTTAG
- the LOC130976311 gene encoding leucine-rich repeat extensin-like protein 5, with protein MSSTILFFLPITITLLISFPTTTRTDDPCPYPCYPPPTAPGGGTGTTTPTTPTVPPAPPQSGTGYGYPPPSGGNNNNNYPYNPTPPYGGGDGGDSSGGYGGATPPPPDPILPYFPFYYRKPPHKPEDSSSSSLATTQKWTVMIIVAISSTSFFYLL; from the coding sequence ATGTCCTCCACCATTCTCTTCTTTCTCCCAATAACCATAACACTCCTCATCAGTTTTCCGACCACCACAAGAACCGACGATCCTTGTCCCTATCCATGTTACCCTCCACCCACCGCTCCTGGTGGCGGCACCGGCACTACTACTCCTACAACCCCTACAGTACCGCCGGCACCACCGCAATCCGGTACCGGTTACGGATATCCACCACCTTCTGGCGggaataataacaataattaccCTTATAACCCTACACCACCTTATGGTGGCGGAGATGGCGGCGACAGCAGCGGCGGTTATGGTGGCGCTACTCCACCACCACCGGACCCTATTCTACCTTACTTTCCATTCTACTATAGAAAGCCACCTCACAAGCCAGaagactcttcttcttcttcattggCTACTACGCAAAAATGGACAGTGATGATCATTGTTGCAATTTCTTCTactagttttttttatttgctataa